A window from Leptothermofonsia sichuanensis E412 encodes these proteins:
- a CDS encoding class I SAM-dependent methyltransferase, with the protein MPNSQAVSAAVAKLYDTYPFPPEPLLDEPPPGYNWRWNWVTAYSFCTGQTPARQDVRILDAGCGTGVGTEYLVHLNPQAQVVGIDLSGGALAVAQERCRRSGADRVEFHHLSLFDVEQLPGEFDLINCVGVLHHTPDPIRGIQALAKKLAPGGLFHIFVYAELGRWEIKLMQEAIALLQGNQRGDYTDGVKVGRQIFASLPENNRLVKREKERWALENHRDECFADMYVHPQEIDYTIDTLFELIEASGLDFVGFSNPRSWELEPLLGQSPELMERAKGLSDRQRYRLVELLNSEAITHYEFFLSRPPLSYADWSTDEDLLSAIPDLNPCISGWPSTSILDENYQIVTLSEATFQFLQACDTNLSRKPIRDILTESLLDLAQIRKLLAQRLIILTPGSR; encoded by the coding sequence ATGCCCAACTCCCAAGCCGTTAGTGCTGCTGTCGCCAAGCTCTACGACACCTATCCATTCCCGCCTGAACCATTACTGGATGAGCCACCGCCTGGCTACAACTGGCGCTGGAACTGGGTCACTGCCTATAGCTTCTGTACGGGGCAGACACCGGCCCGCCAAGATGTTCGAATTCTGGATGCGGGCTGCGGTACTGGGGTAGGGACGGAGTATCTGGTTCACCTCAACCCCCAGGCACAGGTGGTTGGAATTGATTTGAGTGGAGGGGCACTGGCCGTTGCTCAGGAGCGCTGCCGCCGGTCAGGAGCAGATCGGGTGGAGTTTCATCATCTGAGCCTGTTTGATGTGGAACAGCTTCCGGGTGAGTTTGATCTGATTAACTGTGTCGGTGTATTGCATCACACGCCCGATCCAATTCGGGGTATTCAGGCCCTGGCAAAAAAGCTGGCACCGGGTGGACTATTCCATATCTTTGTCTATGCAGAGTTGGGGCGCTGGGAAATCAAGTTGATGCAGGAGGCGATCGCTCTCCTCCAGGGCAACCAGCGCGGGGACTATACCGATGGGGTCAAAGTAGGGCGGCAAATTTTTGCGTCTCTACCGGAAAATAACCGTCTGGTCAAACGGGAGAAGGAGCGCTGGGCACTGGAAAATCATCGGGACGAGTGCTTTGCCGATATGTATGTCCACCCCCAGGAGATCGACTATACCATCGATACCTTGTTTGAGTTAATTGAAGCCTCCGGGTTGGACTTTGTTGGCTTTTCCAACCCCCGCTCCTGGGAACTGGAGCCACTGTTGGGACAGTCTCCCGAATTGATGGAGCGGGCAAAGGGACTGAGCGATCGCCAGCGTTATCGACTGGTTGAATTGTTGAATTCGGAAGCCATCACTCATTACGAATTTTTCTTGAGTCGCCCACCGCTTTCCTATGCCGATTGGTCAACAGATGAAGACCTTTTGAGCGCGATTCCAGACCTCAACCCCTGTATCAGCGGCTGGCCCTCAACCTCGATACTCGATGAAAACTATCAAATCGTAACGCTATCTGAAGCAACATTTCAGTTTTTGCAAGCCTGCGATACAAACCTAAGTCGAAAGCCCATCCGGGATATTCTGACAGAGAGCCTGCTGGATCTGGCGCAAATCAGGAAATTGCTGGCTCAACGACTGATTATTTTGACTCCAGGTTCACGTTAA
- a CDS encoding ATP synthase subunit I → MSESPQPNPPTVETNASMQEFYQLQQELLLITLALTGVIFLSVWAFYSLNIALNYLLGACTGVVYLKVLARNVERLGRDQRRIGKSHLAVFIGLIIVATQWNQLHVMPVFLGFLTYKGTLLVYMFRSLMPSSSR, encoded by the coding sequence ATGAGTGAGTCACCTCAGCCCAATCCTCCGACAGTAGAGACTAACGCTTCAATGCAAGAGTTCTATCAGCTCCAGCAGGAACTGTTATTGATCACGCTGGCATTGACAGGTGTAATCTTCCTCTCGGTCTGGGCTTTTTACTCGCTCAATATTGCTCTGAATTATTTATTAGGAGCGTGCACAGGTGTGGTTTACTTGAAAGTGTTGGCTAGAAACGTCGAGCGCCTGGGTCGGGATCAAAGACGAATCGGCAAATCCCATCTTGCGGTTTTTATTGGGTTGATTATAGTCGCAACCCAGTGGAATCAGCTACATGTGATGCCGGTTTTTTTAGGATTTTTGACTTATAAGGGAACGCTCCTCGTTTATATGTTCCGCAGTCTGATGCCGTCCAGCTCCCGTTAG
- the atpB gene encoding F0F1 ATP synthase subunit A, whose protein sequence is MLPLASLEVGHHFYWQIGGLKVHGQVFIVSWIVIGILLIASFLATRKIQRVPSGMQNLMEYALEFVRDIARSQLGEKDYRPWLPFIGTLFLFIFVSNWSGALVPWRLIKLPEGELAAPTNDINTTVALALLVSLAYFYAGFSKKGLGYFAKYVQPTPVLLPIAILEDFTKPLSLSFRLFGNILADELVVAVLVLLVPLFVPLPVMLLGLFTSAIQALVFATLAGAYIHEALEGHGEEHGEH, encoded by the coding sequence ATGCTTCCGCTGGCCAGTCTGGAGGTTGGTCACCACTTCTACTGGCAAATTGGCGGTCTTAAAGTTCACGGTCAGGTCTTTATTGTTTCCTGGATCGTGATTGGGATATTGCTGATTGCTTCATTTTTAGCGACTCGGAAAATTCAGCGGGTTCCTTCAGGGATGCAAAACCTGATGGAGTATGCGCTGGAATTCGTGCGAGATATTGCTCGAAGCCAGTTGGGTGAAAAGGATTATCGCCCCTGGCTGCCGTTTATCGGCACCTTGTTCCTGTTCATTTTTGTCTCAAATTGGTCCGGTGCCCTGGTGCCCTGGAGGCTGATTAAACTGCCAGAGGGTGAATTGGCGGCACCCACCAATGACATCAATACAACGGTGGCACTGGCGTTACTGGTTTCGCTGGCATATTTTTATGCTGGCTTCAGTAAAAAAGGGCTGGGGTACTTTGCCAAGTATGTTCAGCCTACCCCTGTCCTGTTGCCAATCGCGATTCTAGAAGACTTCACCAAACCCCTCTCCCTCAGCTTCCGTCTGTTTGGAAACATCCTGGCAGATGAACTGGTGGTAGCGGTGCTGGTTCTTCTGGTGCCTCTGTTTGTGCCGTTACCTGTGATGCTACTGGGGTTATTTACCAGTGCAATTCAGGCGCTGGTATTTGCGACTCTAGCAGGTGCATACATCCATGAGGCGCTGGAAGGTCATGGAGAAGAGCATGGGGAACATTAA
- the atpE gene encoding ATP synthase F0 subunit C: MDPLVSAASVLAAALAIGLAAIGPGIGQGNASGSAVEGIARQPEAEGKIRGTLLLTLAFMESLTIYGLVIALVLLFANPFS; this comes from the coding sequence ATGGATCCATTAGTTTCTGCTGCTTCTGTTCTGGCTGCTGCTCTGGCAATTGGCTTGGCGGCAATTGGTCCTGGTATTGGTCAGGGTAATGCTTCTGGCTCTGCCGTTGAAGGGATTGCTCGTCAACCTGAAGCAGAAGGAAAGATTCGCGGTACGTTGTTGCTGACTCTGGCGTTCATGGAGTCCCTCACTATCTACGGGTTGGTTATTGCCCTGGTGCTGCTGTTTGCGAATCCGTTCTCATAG
- a CDS encoding F0F1 ATP synthase subunit B': MPFTSVSKPMFDFDATLPLMAVQFLLLTAIMNVVFYKPLMKAIEDRSEYIRLNEAEARERLAKSEALAQQYQQELAETRKQYQATIAAAQADAQKRSAQMIAEAQQEAQAQREQAQRELDQQKQEAMQALEQQVDSLSRQILDKLLAGVSR; this comes from the coding sequence TTGCCTTTTACTTCAGTCAGCAAACCCATGTTTGATTTCGATGCCACTCTGCCACTGATGGCAGTTCAATTTTTACTCCTGACCGCCATTATGAATGTGGTGTTCTACAAGCCACTGATGAAGGCGATCGAGGATCGGAGCGAATATATCCGTTTGAATGAGGCTGAGGCGCGGGAGCGGTTAGCAAAGTCTGAAGCTTTAGCGCAACAGTATCAGCAAGAGTTAGCAGAAACTCGCAAGCAGTATCAGGCGACGATCGCCGCTGCCCAGGCAGATGCTCAAAAGCGGTCTGCCCAGATGATTGCAGAAGCACAGCAGGAAGCTCAGGCTCAACGGGAGCAGGCTCAACGGGAGCTAGATCAGCAGAAGCAAGAGGCGATGCAGGCTTTGGAGCAGCAGGTTGATTCCTTAAGTCGCCAGATTTTAGACAAGCTTTTAGCCGGAGTTTCACGATAA
- a CDS encoding F0F1 ATP synthase subunit B has product MGIFVKLALGANLFGTEAAEAAEGGFGFNFDILETNIINLAIVIGILVYFGRGFLGKILGDRRSTIETAIREAEQRKKDAAAALADEQQKLAQAQSEAAKIRASAEEAARSAAAAILAKAEEDIRRMRETAVQDMGREQERVIRELRQRVVNLALQKAESELSNQIDPSRQQELVDRSVSLLGGS; this is encoded by the coding sequence ATGGGAATTTTCGTAAAGCTCGCGCTGGGAGCTAATTTGTTTGGCACCGAAGCTGCCGAAGCTGCCGAAGGAGGGTTTGGTTTCAACTTCGATATTCTGGAAACCAACATTATCAATCTCGCGATCGTAATTGGGATTCTGGTTTATTTTGGGCGGGGTTTTCTGGGCAAGATTCTGGGCGATCGCCGTTCCACGATTGAAACGGCCATCCGGGAAGCTGAGCAGCGCAAGAAAGATGCCGCAGCGGCACTGGCAGATGAGCAACAAAAGCTGGCACAGGCACAGTCAGAAGCCGCCAAGATTCGAGCCTCGGCAGAGGAAGCTGCCAGATCAGCGGCAGCCGCTATTCTGGCAAAGGCAGAAGAGGACATTCGTCGGATGCGGGAAACCGCAGTTCAGGATATGGGTCGAGAACAGGAGCGCGTCATCCGAGAGTTGCGGCAGCGAGTCGTGAACCTTGCCCTGCAAAAGGCCGAGTCGGAGCTGTCTAATCAGATAGACCCATCCAGACAGCAAGAACTGGTTGATCGCTCTGTTTCACTGCTTGGAGGTTCCTGA
- the atpH gene encoding ATP synthase F1 subunit delta — protein MREGGITSRIADPYAEALMSLAKDQNLTDQFGEDASGLLNLLQESEDLRQFLASPVVNTDAKKTALHQILGDQVHPLIKNFLDLLVDHRRIIFLEDICRKYLVLLRELKQAVLAEVTSVVELTDKQKQAIRERVKQVTGAHEVDLETRLDPSLLGGVLIQVGSQVYDLSLRGQLRRLSLQLNTFA, from the coding sequence ATGAGAGAAGGTGGAATCACATCTAGAATTGCCGATCCCTATGCTGAGGCACTGATGTCGCTGGCGAAGGATCAGAACCTGACCGATCAGTTTGGTGAGGATGCCAGCGGACTCCTGAACCTGCTACAGGAATCAGAAGATTTACGTCAGTTTCTGGCAAGTCCTGTTGTCAACACCGATGCCAAGAAGACGGCACTGCACCAGATTCTGGGGGATCAGGTTCATCCGTTGATTAAAAATTTCCTGGACTTACTGGTGGATCATCGCCGGATTATTTTTCTGGAAGATATTTGCCGCAAGTATTTAGTCTTACTGCGGGAACTGAAACAGGCAGTCCTGGCAGAGGTCACCTCTGTGGTTGAACTGACCGATAAGCAAAAGCAAGCGATTCGAGAGCGGGTGAAGCAAGTAACGGGTGCCCATGAGGTTGATCTGGAAACCCGCCTTGACCCCTCTCTCCTGGGCGGTGTTCTAATTCAGGTAGGTTCTCAGGTTTATGATCTCAGCCTGCGTGGACAACTGCGACGGCTTTCCCTGCAACTCAACACATTTGCTTAG
- the atpA gene encoding F0F1 ATP synthase subunit alpha, whose product MVSIRPDEISSIIRQQIEQYDRSVKVANVGTVLQVGDGIARIYGLEQAMSSELLEFEDGTVGIALNLEEDNVGAVLMGAGLGIEEGSSVTATGRVAQIPVGDAMIGRVVDALARPIDGKGEIQTSETRLLESPAPGIIERKSVYEPLQTGITAIDSMIPIGRGQRELIIGDRQTGKTAIAVDTILNQKEENVVCVYVAIGQKASTVANVVNVLTENGAMDYTIVVAANANDPAALQYLAPYTGASLAEYFMYKGRHTLVIYDDLSKQAQAYRQMSLLLRRPPGREAYPGDVFYLHSRLLERAAKLSPELGEGSMTALPIVETQAGDVSAYIPTNVISITDGQIFLSSDLFNAGIRPAVNPGISVSRVGSAAQTKAMKKVAGKVKLELAQFDDLQAFAQFASDLDQATKNQLARGQRLREILKQPQYAPLSVAEQVAAIYSGINGYLDDIPADKVVTFLKGLREYLKTSASRYGEIIRSERQLNDEAEGILKNAINEYKQTFLATV is encoded by the coding sequence ATGGTAAGTATCAGACCTGATGAAATCAGCAGCATTATTCGGCAACAGATTGAGCAGTACGATCGCTCAGTTAAGGTTGCCAACGTGGGTACCGTCCTGCAGGTAGGTGACGGAATTGCCCGCATCTATGGCTTGGAACAAGCCATGTCCAGCGAACTACTGGAGTTTGAGGATGGCACTGTCGGCATCGCCCTTAACCTGGAAGAGGACAACGTGGGTGCGGTGTTGATGGGTGCGGGTCTGGGCATCGAAGAAGGCAGTTCTGTAACCGCCACCGGCAGGGTGGCGCAAATTCCTGTCGGTGATGCCATGATTGGGCGGGTAGTCGATGCCCTGGCACGTCCGATTGATGGCAAAGGGGAGATTCAAACCTCGGAAACCCGTCTGCTGGAATCTCCCGCCCCTGGCATCATTGAGCGGAAGTCGGTATACGAACCCCTTCAGACTGGGATTACCGCCATTGACTCGATGATCCCCATTGGTCGGGGGCAGCGGGAACTGATTATTGGGGACCGTCAGACCGGAAAAACCGCGATCGCCGTGGACACGATTCTCAACCAGAAGGAAGAAAACGTAGTCTGTGTCTATGTGGCGATCGGTCAGAAAGCTTCCACCGTGGCGAATGTCGTCAACGTGTTGACCGAAAACGGTGCCATGGACTACACGATTGTGGTTGCGGCTAATGCGAACGACCCGGCGGCACTGCAATACCTGGCTCCCTACACGGGCGCGTCCCTGGCAGAGTACTTCATGTACAAGGGCAGACACACCCTGGTAATTTACGATGACCTGTCCAAGCAAGCCCAGGCATACCGTCAGATGTCCCTGCTGCTGCGCCGTCCCCCCGGTCGGGAGGCATACCCTGGCGATGTGTTTTACCTCCACTCCCGTTTACTGGAGCGGGCAGCGAAACTCAGCCCCGAACTGGGTGAAGGCAGCATGACCGCCCTGCCCATTGTGGAAACCCAGGCAGGGGACGTGTCGGCGTACATTCCTACCAACGTGATTTCCATTACCGACGGACAAATCTTCCTGTCCTCTGACCTGTTCAATGCCGGGATTCGTCCAGCAGTGAACCCCGGTATTTCTGTGTCCCGCGTGGGTTCTGCGGCTCAGACAAAGGCAATGAAGAAGGTGGCAGGTAAGGTGAAGCTGGAACTGGCTCAGTTCGATGACCTGCAAGCCTTTGCCCAGTTCGCCTCCGATCTGGATCAGGCAACCAAGAACCAGTTGGCACGGGGTCAGCGCCTCCGGGAAATCCTGAAGCAACCCCAGTATGCACCGCTATCAGTGGCGGAACAGGTGGCGGCAATCTACTCTGGAATTAATGGCTATCTGGATGATATCCCTGCGGATAAGGTGGTCACCTTCCTGAAAGGACTGCGAGAGTACCTCAAAACCAGTGCTTCCCGGTATGGCGAAATTATCCGCTCCGAACGGCAACTGAACGATGAAGCCGAAGGCATCCTGAAGAATGCCATTAACGAGTATAAGCAGACCTTCCTGGCAACGGTTTAG
- a CDS encoding F0F1 ATP synthase subunit gamma encodes MPNLKSIRDRIQSVKNTQKITEAMRLVAAAKVRRAQEQVIATRPFADRLAQVLYGLQSRLRFEEANLPLLRRGNVRKVGLLVISGDRGLCGAHNSNVIRRAENRAKELKADGIDYTYVLVGRKASQYFERRNQPIEATFTGLEQIPTAAEAAQIADTLFALFLSETVDKVELVYTRFVSLISSRPVIQTLLPLDPQGLEDAEDEIFRLTTRGGQFQVEREKVVPSQPQSFPQDMIFEQDPLQILDALLPLYLNNQLLRAMQESAASELASRMTAMSNASDNAKELISNLTLSYNKARQAAITQEILEVVGGANALQ; translated from the coding sequence ATGCCAAATCTTAAGAGCATTCGCGATCGCATCCAGTCGGTCAAGAATACCCAAAAAATTACGGAAGCAATGCGTCTGGTTGCCGCTGCCAAGGTTCGTCGCGCCCAGGAACAGGTGATTGCCACACGCCCCTTTGCTGATCGGCTGGCGCAGGTTCTCTATGGCTTGCAGTCCCGACTCCGATTTGAAGAGGCAAATCTGCCCCTGTTGAGACGGGGTAATGTCAGGAAAGTTGGTTTGCTAGTGATTTCCGGCGATCGCGGCTTATGTGGTGCTCACAACTCCAACGTGATTCGTCGCGCCGAAAACCGGGCAAAGGAACTGAAAGCAGACGGAATTGACTATACCTACGTTCTGGTTGGACGGAAAGCAAGCCAGTACTTTGAACGGCGAAATCAGCCGATCGAAGCAACGTTTACTGGACTGGAACAGATTCCGACGGCAGCGGAAGCAGCCCAGATTGCAGATACATTGTTCGCCCTGTTTCTGTCCGAAACGGTTGACAAGGTCGAGTTAGTCTACACCCGCTTTGTGTCGTTAATTAGTTCCCGTCCGGTCATTCAAACCCTGCTTCCTCTAGATCCTCAGGGGCTGGAAGATGCCGAAGATGAGATCTTCCGGCTAACAACCCGGGGCGGACAGTTCCAGGTGGAACGGGAAAAAGTGGTACCTTCCCAGCCCCAAAGCTTCCCCCAGGACATGATCTTTGAACAGGATCCGCTTCAGATCCTGGATGCCCTGTTACCGCTGTATCTCAACAACCAGTTGCTGCGGGCAATGCAGGAGTCTGCTGCCAGTGAACTGGCATCCCGGATGACCGCGATGAGTAATGCCAGCGACAACGCCAAAGAACTGATCAGTAACCTGACCCTGTCCTACAACAAAGCCCGTCAGGCTGCCATCACCCAGGAAATTCTGGAAGTGGTTGGCGGTGCCAATGCGTTGCAGTAA
- a CDS encoding 2Fe-2S iron-sulfur cluster-binding protein: protein MPNIYTVEILHQGNTYTIQVPEDRKILEVADEAGLDLPRSCTAGVCTTCAAQLLSGTVEQGDAMGIGPDLRQQGYALLCVSYPRSDLKLETEKEEVVYQLQFGQFQH from the coding sequence ATGCCGAACATCTACACCGTTGAAATCCTTCACCAGGGCAACACCTACACAATTCAGGTACCCGAAGACCGGAAAATCCTGGAAGTCGCCGATGAAGCCGGACTGGACTTACCCAGATCCTGTACTGCTGGAGTTTGTACCACCTGTGCGGCTCAGTTGTTGTCAGGGACGGTTGAACAGGGAGATGCAATGGGAATTGGGCCTGATTTGAGGCAGCAGGGATACGCGCTGCTGTGCGTTTCCTATCCCCGCTCAGATTTGAAGCTTGAGACGGAAAAGGAAGAAGTGGTTTACCAGCTTCAGTTTGGACAGTTTCAACATTAG
- a CDS encoding CYTH domain-containing protein translates to MPVEIERKFLVNGDQWRSLAVGTHYCQGYLATGENTVRVRVVGDQGYLTIKGPSVGLSRLEYEYEIPIEDALEMLHSLCKPPLIEKIRYKVEFDGVVWEIDEFEGENQGLILAEVELSDVNQTITFPDWIGAEISNDPRYYNANLAKHPFNQWDS, encoded by the coding sequence ATGCCCGTTGAAATTGAGAGAAAGTTTCTGGTTAACGGCGATCAGTGGCGATCGCTGGCAGTCGGTACTCACTACTGCCAGGGATATCTTGCCACTGGTGAAAACACTGTGCGGGTGAGAGTTGTGGGCGATCAGGGCTACTTGACCATTAAAGGCCCCTCCGTAGGACTGAGTCGCCTTGAATACGAGTATGAGATTCCGATTGAAGATGCCCTGGAAATGCTGCACTCCCTATGTAAGCCACCGCTGATCGAGAAGATTCGCTACAAAGTCGAATTCGATGGAGTCGTCTGGGAAATCGATGAATTTGAGGGAGAAAACCAGGGACTGATTCTGGCAGAGGTGGAACTGAGTGATGTAAATCAGACGATCACCTTCCCTGACTGGATCGGTGCAGAAATCTCAAATGATCCCCGCTACTACAACGCTAATTTGGCAAAACACCCGTTTAACCAGTGGGACAGTTGA
- a CDS encoding carbohydrate kinase family protein yields MTKPRVLCLGEILYDFLADQAGLPLEQVQSWTPYPGGAPANVACGLAKLGTTSGFIGCIGEDDLGNSLVDLLQKVGVDGTGIQRHPTAPTRAVYVVRSETGDRTFAGFGKHDTSVFADTHLQASKLPVSLFEDAEFLVLGTLEMAYPDSREAIQQALELADQYYLKVLLDVNWRPVFWTDPAIAPAIIHDLVERADFLKLSDEEAEWLYETTDAGVIAHRVGSLEGVLVTGGEKGCAYCLSGHEGRVPAFAVEVEDTTGAGDSFAAGLLHQLCRRGIQSLQDPVVARDMVLYASAMGALTATRPGAIAAQPTAAEVEAFLYLQQQPG; encoded by the coding sequence GTGACCAAACCTCGTGTGCTTTGCCTGGGCGAAATTTTGTACGATTTTCTGGCAGATCAGGCCGGTCTTCCCCTGGAACAGGTTCAATCCTGGACTCCTTATCCAGGGGGCGCTCCTGCCAATGTCGCCTGTGGACTGGCAAAACTGGGAACTACCAGCGGATTTATTGGTTGCATTGGGGAAGATGACTTGGGCAATTCCCTGGTGGACCTGTTACAGAAAGTCGGAGTAGACGGCACGGGTATTCAGCGACATCCGACGGCTCCCACCCGTGCTGTTTATGTGGTGAGGTCGGAGACAGGCGATCGCACCTTTGCCGGATTTGGTAAACACGATACGTCCGTATTTGCGGATACCCATCTGCAAGCAAGTAAGCTACCGGTTTCCCTGTTCGAGGATGCCGAGTTTTTGGTCCTGGGTACCCTGGAGATGGCCTATCCCGATAGCCGGGAAGCGATTCAGCAGGCATTGGAACTGGCAGATCAGTACTACCTTAAGGTGTTGCTGGATGTAAACTGGCGCCCCGTGTTCTGGACAGATCCGGCGATCGCCCCTGCCATCATCCATGACCTGGTAGAACGCGCCGATTTTCTGAAGCTCTCCGATGAAGAAGCAGAATGGCTCTACGAAACGACCGATGCTGGTGTGATTGCCCATCGGGTAGGTAGTCTTGAAGGGGTACTGGTCACGGGTGGAGAGAAGGGATGTGCCTACTGTCTGAGTGGCCATGAGGGCAGGGTTCCCGCTTTTGCTGTTGAAGTGGAAGATACGACAGGTGCAGGCGATAGTTTTGCCGCAGGTTTGCTGCATCAACTATGTCGGCGTGGCATTCAAAGTCTACAGGATCCGGTCGTTGCCCGTGACATGGTTCTTTATGCCAGTGCCATGGGTGCATTGACTGCCACCCGTCCCGGCGCAATCGCTGCCCAACCCACCGCAGCCGAAGTAGAAGCGTTCTTATATCTTCAACAACAACCAGGGTAA